The Nicotiana tomentosiformis chromosome 9, ASM39032v3, whole genome shotgun sequence genome contains the following window.
CATAACAATTGTCAGATTTGTTGAATTTGTCTAGGTTCCGCTTCTCATTCTACCAAGTGAAGCAAACTCATGGCACAATTTTGTTTATTCATACTGCAAGATGCTCACCATAACTTTATTGATGATTCAAAAATTATAGTTGACTACAACAGGGAACGATTGGATTCTGATCGAGAAGGCTAGGTAAGTGATATTAGTCAGATATCCTTCTTCTCAAAGCTTTAATTTGCTATATAAGCCTACTATATTAAAGCCATTCTCTTTTGTGTTCCTGCTTAAGGTTTTTatctaagttgctccgacatggTAGTTtagtgccgcacccgtgtcgacacaaCACTAGTTTTGATGTGGGTATGGGATCCATACCGGATCTAGTCAAATAATTTTGGATACCTTGATCGCGACATGAAAATTTTCGAGAcaagatacaatttgattcccgaaacCAGAACCGAAAAAAAAAtgagaataaatttttttaatactttacaagctatacgtaaCTATTCCacaaatatttttcataatttaaagatatttttgtatttttattttttgaattattttaatTAGCTGGATCCTCGCTCCTATATCTgtactaggatccgtatcccAGAATCTaagaatttacatctcgaaggatccTACCTCTATATACGCACCCGTGTCGGATACCCACACCcatgtccgagcaacttaggttcTGATTTCTTGGATGTAAAGGTTATATTTTTTAGATTTTAGCTATATACACGAACATTGCACTGTAGTGAAACTTTTACACCGGCAACAATGTAATTTAACATGTTAGAGAGGGTTATTTACCATTTACTCTAGGTTACTCTTTTGTCGTTCTTTTGTTCTTTGTTTGCTTATTGCCTAATTGGTGTTAGACTCTATATTTTTTGATAAGCTTATAACAATTTATCTTATACTTGCTCAAGTTTTGTTTATTTAAAATTTTGGTTCATTCGTGCCCTTTGCGTTAATGTATGTTTCGTCCTCTACTTTTGCCTTAATTAGGGTTAGATCCCTAATGGCATTGTGTTTGAGAGCTCAAGTTTGCAGTGATATTGTAAATTGATGTTATCTACTATTGTGAATGTGACTTAATTTCGTTTGTTCAGTTACATGTTTACCTATTATATTCATTGGGTTGGTTTGCTTTAATTTTCCTTTACATTCAAATTTATACAAAATCAAAGATACAGAGTATATGAGTAACTAAAACATACAAACATTCCTAAGCAATTTTCCGATAAAGGTACAACCACTTCTAACCTTCTTTCTTATTTGGCCTCACCCCCCCGCCCTCCCTCCTTTTTATAACTACTTATACACGTCCATAAATAGAAAGGGGATATCACTAAACTAGAAGTTAAGAACATATTAAAATACACTGATAAAATACTGTAAAATTTGTGCATATAAGTTAAACTTCTATCTTGAAGTCTAAGTCTTGACAACTGTATGAATGTTAAGAGTAAAAGGTCATAAGCGTTACTTTGAAATTGAAAAGGagatttaaataaatatataaaaataataaaacggGAAAAGAATTGAAATTAAACTCAAACTTTTTATTATTTATGGATTACAATCACTTATTAGTAAATTAAAGTAGATGAATAACCATCTCTAAAACAATCTTAACCAAAATAAAACATCTTTTTTTTTAAACATTAAGGGACAAATAATAACGAATCACAACAACAAAACATATTAATATTGATAAAGCGTAGGAGGAAGGCGAGGTGTAATTAGCACTTCAACATCTGTCTTCTTAGGTAAAGTTAGACCCACGCCTTGTTTCATATCCAAAGGCTCGTTAGTCGTAGTTGCAAAATTGAAACCCTGGATCAAATGAGCAATTGAAAGGTGTTCCACTTGCAATGAGTAATTCATCGCGGGACAAGCTCGTCTCCCTGATCCAAACGGGATCAACTCATAGTGCTGCCCGCGATAGTCAATTGCAGCATTAGTCGTCAAGAATCTTTCTGGATCGAATGTATCAGGATCTACCCATATTTGTGGGTCTCGTTGAAGTTTCATAATATTTGTAAGTAGTGCAGTCCCCTTAGGAATATGGTATCCATTGACAACACAATCTTTTACGGATAGGTGTTGTACTGACAAAGGTGCAGGTGGATGTAATCGTAATACTTCTTTAACAATTGCTTGAAGATACACCAAATTCTTGATATCATTCTCTTCTACCCATCTATCTCTACCAACAATGGTGTCCATCTCTTCTTGTGCTTTCTTCATGACATTCTTATTGTTTATCATTAACGCCATTACCCACTTTATATGAAGTGCAAGTGTGTCTGTTGCATCCAAGACcaaagtctatatatatagacAAAGAACAGTTAAAAAGATGATTTacaaagaagaaattaaagagACGAATTTGCATCATTGTTCAAATCCTAGTATGCATGAGTTGGTTAGGCGATAGTGTTTTTATCAACAGAATCCATACATTAAAGTTTGACTTCAAAATACCGAAAATGTAGAAGAATCTATACGTGACTAAGCCACTTAAaaaaaaacaatatatatatatatatatatatgtaaatgtCTATAAAAATTAAAGTGATTTTATATACGAATATAGTAACCTAAAATATAAGCTCCTACAACATGTTAAAATACAAGCATAGATTAATTTACTTACGAATACTGTTGCTTTGATGGTGGTGTCATGAGAGTAACCATCGCCAAGATGTTCGTTGCTCCTCTTGGAAAGCAGCACATCAATAAAATCTTGTTCATTTTCACCTCCAACATCCTTTGTTTCTCTCTTCTTAATGTGCTCATCTAACCAACCTTGGATAATATTATCAATGTCTTTGAAAGTTTGTTTCATAGCCTTAATATTCCCTGTAAGATCCAACCACTTGAAAAATGGAATGTGAAAAACATCATAGAGCTCAATCTCCATAGCTTGAACCATGAACTTCTGAAAAGCTGCTTTGAGTATTTCTCCATGTCCATTATTATAGGTCTTcccaacaaccattttcaaaatGATGTCGAATGTCAATTTATCTATCCAATCACTAAGGTTTATCTTCACCATTGGTGAATCACAATTATACAATTGTTTAATATTTTTCTGAACTATAGAAAATCTAACATGTTTGAATTTTTCGAGCCGACTAACGGAGAGAAGTTCTTGATTGACTAGCTTTCGATTTTTTTTCCAGTAAGGGCCATATTTGGCAACAGCAAGCATGGCATTGTTATAGCAAAGGTATTCTCCGTAAAGTAAAGCTGGCCGATCGGCGAAATGGATATCATTGGTAGAGAAGCATTCTTTCATAGCTTCATAACTACTCACCGCCAAGAAACGGCGAAACCCTAACCGGAATGTGAAGACGGGACCATATTTGTCAGCTAAGTCTCcgagtttttgagaaaaatggcgGTCAtcatcgccattgttgttgaaaTAAAAGAGATGGCCGATTACTGGCCATCCACCTGGGATTTTTGGAGGCAGTGGGTTTAAGATATTTGATTGTTTTTTTGTCCATAGCAAGTAGAGTAGAAATGCAAAGGTTACAAGTCCTACAATGGCTTCTATGGGAGAAAGAAGATGATACATTTTTCAAGAGTACTAAAGGTATAGGATTTTTTAATATGTAGGCAACATCTTCTTTTATAGTGATATTTTACAATTTGGTTTTGTTGCAAATGGTATCGCCTATTTCATTGCCAATGTTGACCACCTGGAACATTTCTACGTTCTTGGATAGCGGCCACAACATTCTTGGATAGCAGCCGCAAAAATCCGTAATTGTGCAATTTGGACTGTATATTATTACTGTACTAATGAATTATAAGTATCTGATTTATAATTGCGTTACAAATAACCTGAGATAGCAGCCGCAACATTCTTGGATAGCAGCCGCAAAAATCATTTGACTGTATAGTATACCTGCCAAATCCATCACGCCACCTTAAACAAACATTATTTGAGAAATTATCTGTTTTGAAGGTGCGTGATGTTCAGTTAAAAAATAGatatatttaattattgttgtctAATATTTTAatacttttaattattttttgagtattaattatattattttatgcttaatattatattttaactgtatAAGAATAAAACGGTATAAAAATGAAAAAATTTTGAACAAAATTGAATAAACacgaaagaaaaagataaaataaaacaaTTAAAAAGAGGGAGACAATGGGGGACACCCTTCCGGTTTTGTCCCCCAAGGAGACAAAAGAATAAGATATGGAATGTAAAGCATAACGCAGAAGAAATTGGAAAAGCCTACTGGTTATTTggcccgggacaaggttatttcggctcTACACGGTCTCAACTCGTATAATAGGTATTCTAAACTTAATTTAGAGGGGATCTAACATATTTTTGAGGGAGAACACGCCATTTTGGAGGAGGAGAACATGAGCCACGCTTGGAGAAAGCTttcaactagtttttcttctcttctcttcctttaatctcaaagtttattagttctagaatTGTGGGTGCTATATGAACGTTGTGGTTTGAAGCTTAGATTgctcttattattttattatattgatttatatattcaatcttgcacttaattatttgattgtttgatcaccaattaaatatcatctacgaatctaggattaaACTCGGGAAAGAGAATTCCAGATTGCATATAAACTTTGAGTAGAGCGAGATCTTGAACCTAAGTACCGGgaacggatttgcggttaggatatgGATATACTTAATCGCGCTGCTCGGTTACTATACATGAATTACTAAtgcataggaatataggcgttaggttagcttgaatagggacgtagtacttcgggagaatattacgagtaatattaaccatgTCATTCAATAGAGCAGGTAAATTAATCCGACAATTTAAGCAGAAAACTCAACGGAATTATTAGCTATCCCATAACTCtagaatattttctcccattgaattcGTCAGTAAGCTTGCCGACTTAGTTTCTTTAATCTCTTAGTTTGTTACTCTAAAttagttttaattaaataatCACACCTTGGGaatcgcttgaatagattaattgtttgGATTTAATTTAGtcgatagttaatcacaagtcgtTGTGGGTATAATATCTGGACTCAGGGGCGACTCAATAAATATGGAGGCCTAAAGCAAAATTTCAATGAGAGGccttttattttatataaaagaaaaagttcatatataatttcatttaaattctgtatttctagtttttcatatgcaaagttattaataattttatctaatcCATTTAATTTTTCTTGAGATATACACGTTGTGGGACTGTATTAATGTTTTAACCTTTTTTGAGTTATGAATTAAAAATCGAATCCTTTCTCAATTTATGGTCTAGAGAGTGATtcccaaaaaatatattttttctcaatttatgaTCAATAATTTACTCCTACTTTTTTTACTATGAAAATTTGTACTTTCTCATTTAAAAcactaaatatttttctaaaaataaattaatatacaaCCTATTAGAAAATTTTGGGGCCCCAACATTCTTGGATAGCAGCCCAACTGTAATTGTGCAACGTTGACTGTATAGTATACCTGCCAAATCTATCATGCCACCTTCACTAGCATGCAAGGGACAACAAATTGTTGAAATTTGTGATTATAATATAGTAGTCATTACTAGAGCGGTCTGCCCGGGTCCAATTTTGCGGTGTTGGTTATTTACTACAtcccggagtcgtctacacaaaaataaaactacggtcaactcttgcaacttaaagctccaacttagggactaagtgtcccatttcactccgaaactcaccagaaaccaaaaccaaccaccccgccaaatcacataaccataatacaatATAGATGAGGCTATAATAGGGGATCAGAGCTAAAATACTCGAGCGAATTTAGAAAGAGAAATATCAAAAGAAATCACAAATGTTGGAGAGTGCATGTGAAAATTAGGTAAAAGTATTAGTTTATGACATTCATGCGTAAAATCCAACAAGTAACTACCCAAAGAACACAAAATGTAGCAGGTATTTACCAAAGTCCCATTAGCAATAACTCGGAGCattaaacaaagaaaataatgaagAAAAACTTACCGAGCCGATCCATTTTAAATGCACAATTTTGGTGTAGCCCTTGCCAGATGAATAAAAAAGGGCAGCGCgttgcactaagctcccgctatgcgcgaggtcatgggaagggccggaccacaagggtctattttATGCAGTCCTACCCTGCATtttctgcaagagactgtttccacggcttgaacccatGACCTCCTAGTCACATGGCAGTAACTTTACCAGATGAATATCGTAGCCAAAATGTAAGAATATAATTGCGCAAAATATGGTATTGGACATGGcaaagatgtcacgacccaaaatctcacatgtcgtgatggcgcctatctcaatactaggcacgccaaaaatcccaataaaccaccatttcttttgaatttgaaaacaaaataattaagttCATCGaaagaaatctcaaaaatttcaaatatatctctcccaaaacccagtgtcattgagtacatgagcatctaaatgaatacaaagtctaactgataaacatcactgtctaaagtatagaacagtacaataactaaacatgaagggaatcaagtctgtgGTCGtgaagcagctaccttgatactctccaacagcaataactctgaattctagcagtcgtcgtatccgggagcacctggatctgcacacgagatgcagagtgtagtatgagtacaactaactcaataagtaacaagactaacctctgggctgaaagaaatgatgagctccacaGGTACAATCCAACAAAAGTAATGGtatagaaatgtagacatgctttcaagttcaacagttaaactcaatacaagtaaaatagatcaatactgcatgatatgaggcatatgatatctcagtagaaagacctcatgtaaatactggtcacaaattatccggtcactcggtactgtttatggccaatctagcTCAGAGGTGTTCCAACTACTATATAAGTACACATCGACTGATAGtcaatcactcagtaccgtataaggccaatccagccctgaaataatttatccctaaatataaataaaacggacaagatccatgtcatGATAACTCactacaatacaaataagtaaggcaagtccatgccctggaaaaactccatcccatatatatatatatatatatatatatatacatatatatatatatatatatatatatataagcagtaagtaaggcaagtccatgtcctgggaagtccatctcgaatatcgatgatcatctacgctcactgggggtgtgtacatactccgcaggggctccttcagcccaaacataatataaagccaatatggcctactgcaagcgggcagtcccgattcgtttaataacaaagcctataaggcctgctgcaggcgggcagctccgatccataaaatagtaaagccaatatggcctactgcaggcggacaaccccgatccataaaatagtaaagccaataaggcctgctgcaggcgggcacccccgatccataaaatagtaaagtataaagccattatggcttgctgcattgcgcagctcaatcccatctcacaatggacaattattactgagtgtgaaatgaatattttagaacaattaattcaacaacatcacgaccccatgggtccaaaaatatcggcgcatagcctaaacatgatctttattactagcctcagcttaattcctctaacacgtgccacatgttcagatgataatatgattctttaattttactacttcacatgatttattcaagacacactttctgtggtgcacgtctacacgttcgtcacctatcgtgtgtgtcacctccaaacaattcatatcataccaaattcggggattcataccctcagaaccaagtttagaagtgttacttacctcaaaccgtgtaattctttactccgctatgcctttgcctcgtgaattggcctccaaacgccttgaatctagccactaataattcatttctgttaataaaatttattggaattaatttcatgaGAAAATACtagttttccataaaaatccgtaATTTGACCCCGACAAAAgatacaaaatccgataacccattccattacgagttcaaccatactaatttcactcaaattcgactctgaatcggtgttcaaatctcgaaaatttattttttgaagtttctacaatcttcccaaaatttccacctcaaagtactaattacatgatgaaatcattgatatattcatgtataataactaaatccgagttagaatcacttaccccgatgaatttcttgaaaaacccacgaaaattcgtctccaaccgagctcccaaaatccaaaaattaaataataagcTAAACCTCGGATATATAGTGCCCCTCTCGGATTCTCAATACGCTGACCGGACATTTCCACCGCCCCCGCGAACGCCTCACCGCGGTCCGCGGAATTCCCACCACGGCCGCGAAAGTTTGGTGGCTGGACTGCCAAGCTTTAGTAGTTTGGCtgtaactttctctacagatgtccaaataaTGACTTCTTTAATTTTCTGGAAATTAGACAcgaagggctataactttcgtttttgaatcatctcaaaattgcttgtggatcaaaagatataggcttccgaagttaGACCAACGGACTGCAGAACTTCCCGTAGCGCCTCCGCGACCAAATTTATGCGGTCCGCGCCTCCTCCTCCGCCCTCAGCAAAATTTTGCCGCCCTCATCGAAATTTTAAGCACCAGAACCATGCCTTAGTTCCGGTAATGCCCGGACTCTCTcagaactcatccggaacctcccggacacaaaaccatatatgaattttaattataaaacatgctacggacctgccCATGCACTTAAAACACTAAAAAGAAGTCGTCTTGACCctatattgaccatggccaaactcccaatTTTTCTTAACTTTACAAATCTCTCAACTTCTATGTTTTGcgccggaatgacttcaaattttgcacgcaagtcataaatgacttaaTAGAGCTATTatcatttccggaatcgaaatccggcctcgttatcaaaaattcagccttcggtcggacttttccaaaacgtaatattttccaactttcgccaaaatgtgtcgaattgccctacagacttccaaatccaaatccgaacatacgcctaagtccgaaatcatcatacgaagctattgcaatcatcagaattaaatttcgaggtcgttaacatataagtcaatatccggtcaactatttcaacttaagcttccaaattgaaaattcattcttctaaactaaatctgaaataccttaaaaccaaaccaataatttacacaagtcataatacctcgtaggaaattgttcaagacttcaaatagttgaaaagagcgtaaatgttcaaaacgaccgatcgagtcgttacaaaaGACAAAACAAACTTTTTCTAATTGCGGGGTGATATTAGACCAAAAGACTAACGGAAGGCAAATTTGATCGATTTAGAATAATACATGGTAAATTTGACCATTTTACTATTTCTTGTGCCTTTCTTTGTTACTCTTGTGATGTTATGTTGTTCTTGTTGTTTGCTTATTGCCTAATTAGTATTATTGATTCAattatttgttatttattgatttttGGTTGCGTTTATTAACAGGAAATGAACAAATATGGAAGGGTGAAGAACGTAACAATTGTCAGATTTGTTGAATTTGTCTAGGTTCTGTTTCTCATTCTACCGAGTGAAGCAAACTCATGGCATAATTTTGTTCATTCATACTGCAGGATTCTCACCATAACTTTATTGATGATTCTGAAATTATAGTTGACTACAACAGGGAACAATTGGATTCCGATCGAGAAGGCTAGGTTAGTGACATTAGTCAGATATCCTTTTCCTCGAAGCTCTAATTTGCAATATAAGCCTAATATATTAAAGCCATTCTCTTTTGTGTTCCTGCTTAAAGTTTTGatctaagttgctccgacatggcAGTTCAGTGCCGCAACCATGTCGACACCACACTAGTATGGATGTGGGTATGGGATCCATACCGGATCTAGTCAAACAATTTTGGATACCTTGACAACGACATGGAAAAAATCGAGACAATATAtaatttgattcccgaaatcagaaccgaaaaaaaaattaagaataaaaaaattttaatactttacaagctatacgtaagtattccacaaatttgtttcataatttagagatatttttgtatttttatttttttaattattttaattagctGGATCCtcgcacccgtatccgtactagggtccgtatccccgaatcttagaatttacatctcgaaggatcTGACCTCTAGATACGCACCCGTGTCGGATACCCACACCtatgtccgagcaacttaggtttTGATTTCTTGGATGTAAAGGTTATATTTCTTGTTGTTTGCTTATTGCCTAATTGGTGTTAAAATTTATATCTTTTTGATATGCTTATAACAATTTATCTTATACAATGGAACTGCTCAAGTTTTGTTTATTTACAATTTTGGTTCATTCGTACCCTTTGCGTTAATGTATGTTTCGTCCTCTACTTTTGCCTTAATTAGGGTTAGATCCCTAATGGCATTGTGTTTGAGAGCTCAAGTTTGCAGTGATATTGTAAATTGATGTTTTCTGCTATTGTGAATGTGACTTAATTTCGTTTTTCTGTTTCATGTTTACCTATTATATTCATTGGGTTGGTTTGCTTTAATTTTCCTTTACATTCGAATTTATACAAAATCAAAGATACGACGTATATGAGTAACTGAAACATACAAACATTCCTAAGCAATTTTCCGATAAAGGTACAACCACTTCTAACCTTCTTTCTTATTTGGCCTCACCCCCCCGCCCTCCCTCCTTTTTATAACTACTTATACACGTCCATAAATAGAAAGGGGATATCAC
Protein-coding sequences here:
- the LOC104116821 gene encoding nicotine N-demethylase CYP82E4-like, which gives rise to MYHLLSPIEAIVGLVTFAFLLYLLWTKKQSNILNPLPPKIPGGWPVIGHLFYFNNNGDDDRHFSQKLGDLADKYGPVFTFRLGFRRFLAVSSYEAMKECFSTNDIHFADRPALLYGEYLCYNNAMLAVAKYGPYWKKNRKLVNQELLSVSRLEKFKHVRFSIVQKNIKQLYNCDSPMVKINLSDWIDKLTFDIILKMVVGKTYNNGHGEILKAAFQKFMVQAMEIELYDVFHIPFFKWLDLTGNIKAMKQTFKDIDNIIQGWLDEHIKKRETKDVGGENEQDFIDVLLSKRSNEHLGDGYSHDTTIKATVFTLVLDATDTLALHIKWVMALMINNKNVMKKAQEEMDTIVGRDRWVEENDIKNLVYLQAIVKEVLRLHPPAPLSVQHLSVKDCVVNGYHIPKGTALLTNIMKLQRDPQIWVDPDTFDPERFLTTNAAIDYRGQHYELIPFGSGRRACPAMNYSLQVEHLSIAHLIQGFNFATTTNEPLDMKQGVGLTLPKKTDVEVLITPRLPPTLYQY